The window TTGGTTGAAAATGTGGGGTTGTGTTGATGCTTTTTAGATCATCTGGGACTGAATTAGTGTTTGAACTCTTTTCTATCCCTGGCTTCTATAAGAGGATAGATTGTTTGTTGTTAGAATTGTTGACGGAGTTGCTAAcaacttgaattttattattgaaAAGTAAGGACTCCCTTCGGTCTTATGATTCTTGCACTAATTTTCTTGTGTGACTTGTAAAGTTGtagccatgtgaccaggaggtcatgggttcaagccgtGGAAGCACCATCTTGCAGAAATGCAGTGTAAGGTTGTTTACAAAAGGCCCTAGTGGTCCGGTCCTTCCTCGGACCCCGAGTGTAGCGGGAGCTTTAGTCCACCGTGCTacccttttaatttttcttgcaCTCACACTCTAACGACTCTCTATGTTGCTCTCTATCTTATTTCTCACTTGACTACTCTCTTCTTGTTGTTTTCTTACTTGCTTAAGCACTCACTATTTACTGGAGTACTTATACAACTCAAATGAAGCACTCACAGTTactttcatgatttagttcatttGTCTTAAATAacattcaacttttttttctttacgaACTGTTTTCAAGGAGGTATACCAATTTTGTAATACACAATCAAAATCAAAAGACAATAATTCCAACTTTAATACTTTTATTCATGATACTGCAAGGaaagcacgagtgcaaccaagtTTTCTCTCGTCACGTGCTTATTCTCTTGTTTGTCAGAAGGAAAACTTGTTACACTTTGtcttcccttttctttttccttcgaCGCTGTGGGCAGTGGAGCAAAGAATGGAAAAAACATCCAGGAGTGCAGGGGAGGGGGTAGGAAGTGAACAAACCTCATGAATCGTTTAGAAGTTTGTTTCCTGGGAATCATCATAATATTGTTTTTAGGTGATTTGTTTCCTTAAAATATCCGGACAAAAGCTATGTTCTGTATGTGACGATGACACATACGTTTAGGTCTCACGCGAAATATTAACACAATATTCATTGATCACTGCATCTCTGGCTACATTCTCCCCTATAAATTTATAACAGCATGCTCTTCCATTTAGTGTTATTATCTTGGCACTATCGCCACAATTTGCTTTGTTTTTGCCCTTTCATTTTCAGTGTATTTTCTATGATATTATTATATCGTCGACGTCTAGTACTATACAAAAGATTAAAGAGACACTCTACATTGACCCTGAATCTGCCTGTCTTTTCCTCTTTAAACCTTAACTAATGATGTACCATAACAGGAATCACACGTTTCTCCTGAATAAGATGAAGTTAGGTAGACTAACCCGCAAATTTCTTTTCTTACCAGCATTATGCAATGTCAGGGCTCAAAACATGCTTGGTGATACATTCTCAAGATCCGACAGCTGAATATCTTCTGAATTGTAAGATTGGGACATCGCCAATAACATGCAACGACAACCTTTCAGCCGTTAGATTGGAAACTACAAAAGTCAGTTCCTGTTTAACCCTTACTTCACCCGTCTTTCCTGCAATGTTGAGATTTTATATTGGTTGCAATTCATTTACGCTGAACAATCATCGGTAATTGCAGATGCTCCTTGAACCTCTTAATAAACTGAAGCAAGCAGATGCTCGTCTTAATATGACTCAAGGAGTTCTTGAAGGGGTAGGTATGTAACTTAATGGTGCAATTGTCTGTCTTTCTTTCGCCAGAACTGGATGAGTTCTCTTTGAGTAACTTTTTTCACAATATCTTAGGTAGTTGGAGAAGAGCTTGGAGTACTTCCTGGTATGGATTCCATATTTTCATCCCTAGCACTCGAGCAGCTTGTAGGATTTTTTGAAAATGTGGTTCGACAAAATAGTAAAAAAGAgaaatttgatattattatttatgatgGCATGAGTACTGAAGAAACGATTAGGATGATTGGTGCAACCAGCAAAGCAAGGTTAGATCTTCTCCCCGACTTGTTAAATGTCTCTATGCAAAAATCGATGTGGAATATCATATCTTTTATTTCCACATGCAGGTTATACTTGAAATATCTCCGCAATTTAGCTGAAAAAACTGATTTAGGAAGGCTGGCAAGTCCCTCACTTTTGAGACTTGCGGAAGAAGCCTTGACTCTAAGCGGTAGCAATCTTAATCTGAATGGGAAAATGAGTTCAGAAATTTGGGACCTTCTAGAACAAGTATTGGGGGTATGTTAACTACTAatcttttttttcaaagataCCATCAATTTTGACctagtctatcggaaacagcctctctacctctggtatggtaaggtctgcgtacactccaACCTTGCCTAGACCCCAATCgtgggattacactaggtattttgtttttgttgttgcatCGAATTTGAACTAAAGGTTCTAATGATTTTGCATGCTGCAGAGAGGATCTAAAATATTTGCAGAACCCAAAAGGTTTGGTTGCTATATTGTGGTGGATAGAAACAGCCCTGTGTCTATGGCTTCTGCTTTACGCTACTGGGGTTGCATAATCCAGGCCGGTGCACAGGTTTCTGGTGCATTTGCTCTTGCATCGCCAAATTCAAGTGGAGAATCAGGAGCAACGATTGAGATTTTTTCACCTTTGCCTTCTGCTTTTGTTCCACATATCTCAGTGGGAGCCCATCTAGATTGGAACAAGATTATGCAGGATAGTCATAGCGAGAGTGCACGGAATCTTCTGACAGTAACAGCTCATAAGGCCAGCATTCCTCCAGTTACCTTTGATCCAACCAACAAAATTGTCACACTTCTCATGCCCGGTTTTGACAAATCGGAAATCAAGCTATATCAAGTATGTAGTATGGTTTGTTTCACCTATCTGCATTTTGCGTATACTATGATACCAAAAGTGATCCTCCTGTGAACTTGCAATGAAATTCTTCACTAGATGAAACATTGACTCACTTAACTGCAACGAACGCAGACTATGAAGCATTCAACAGGTGCTTACGTTTGCATGAAGCACTATATTATGTAGTTGAGCGATTAAGAACATTCCTAGCTTGCTGTTCTAGGATGCGATCAGAGTTTTGCTGTTAATATAGCACATGAAAAGTTCTTCTGACATCTAACTTGCTTCGGTTGTCCAATTTGAGAGTGCTCGACCCTTTGAAGCTACTACGATGACCAAAGGCTCATTGCTATTATCGTTGCTCTACTTGTTTTGCTACTGAAAACCAAATTATATGGTGAAATTAATCAGAATTTCTGGCTATTTGCAGTTTAGAGGAGGATCTGAATTGTTGGTGGAGGCTGGTGATCAAAGACGTGTCATTCGTCTACCATCTCAACTTCAAGGGAAGGTTGGAGGTGCCAAATTTACAGATAGAAGTCTTGTCATCACAATGAGATAGCAGATGAAATCAAGAAACCTCAATAACATGTTTAGCTATAAGCATGCCTTTAGTCAGTTTGCATCAGCTGTCGTAACAATATTCATGGCCGCGCAGTCAATAAACGTTTTCCCTATCTATGTACAATGTGAAGGTTCACCATGTTAAATGGAGGAAACAGTACTGATGATTGAATCACCATAAACTACATTCTCAAGTTTCTCATCGTTGGGGGCGACATACTTCAAGCTTGAAGTTAATATGACTGATTACTCGAATTTCTTAATATTCAACAGTTATGCAAGTGTTTCAGTCATTTTTTCCAGTGTAATGTATACTCAAATTTTCAGAATTGATGAATATGGAGATCCAAAATTCACTTATAGTGAAGTTGTCAAAAGTGTTTCCCCCTATAATATTTATTCCTGCAACTTCTTTTAACTAATCTGTGTTATCTGATATTCACCTTGAGTTGAACCTTTTGAATTGTACAAAATGTCCAAGATGGAATATGTTTGCTATACTTggagaaaaaagatgaaatatacaatgactaaaaccaaaatacaaatatattcaTGGTTCTTGTGTACTCTCTCCTCCTATTTGTGACCGGACTCGACTCCTTAGTTCTTCAAATGCCTTCATACTTTCAGCGTCAAATCCTCCAGCAAACTGAAGATGGCAAAAAGAAGGATTTTCAAAGTCAAGCTGGTGAATTCTTCAATCAGTATCTATAATAAAACAAGTGAACAAAATGCAGGTGTGGTGTGTATATACCTGATGAACTCTGAAAGCAAAACGAACCCCTTGTAGAATCAAAAACTCTCTGTTTGGTTCCTTTTCGGGTCCATCCAGTGCATCGAGCTCAGATGCTACACGTTTCATGTACTTCCTCGCCAACTGTACTGAAGAAAGCTTGATCTGCAGAAGAGAAAAACATAACAGATCATTTCTCTGCaaattttttgttctttcttttgaaCTTATCGCGAAGTGAAATCGTATTTTATGTTAATTACACAGGTTCTTGATATTTCCTAATTCACTTCACATTCTGAGGTCTTCATGCAGCATGGTTTTTGGCGGAAAAGTTCGCGTTTTTATATGAAAAAGCCTCGAGAAAGGACACCGCAATGATGTTTCTACATAAGAACATACCTTGCCAACAACACCTGAATCTTGCAACCAATCAGTAGGAATGCCAAATTCTCTGTATCGTGATGCAGCCATATCGCGAGTACGCAGTAGTGCATAAACACTTTGTTCCACCCTGGTATCCAGAATGAAAATCTGAGCTAGCTATACATAGgaatgaaatgaagaaaaaaatgaactaCACATGAAAAggctatgttgcttggactcttcaaaaatgttgacaGGTGCGTGccggatcctccaaaagtagtgtatttttgaaggatcggACATGGGTGcagcaacatttttggagagtccgaacAACTTAGTGAAAAGGTACCAATTCAAAATATGTTTAAGTTTAAATGTGGTATGGAACAGTTTGTTTAAGTCTCAACCATTTTCACATCCTACCAATGGCGGAGCCCGGAGTTCCGCTAAGGGGGTTCAAATTATGAAGGGGGTCCAACATCCATGGTATatacatagaaaataattttaaacgtgTATAAACAGTGTAATTTTCCGCCATGGGGGTTCAGACTCGTCCATGCCTGGATCCTCCCCTGCATCCTACTAAACCTAAATTCTCTAGTTTATAGACAAAAAGAGGCATAGATATCATCAGAGACTTACTTTTCAAGCAACCTGTACATCTTTTTCAAAGCAGCATCACATTGAAGATTTGGGTCATCAACAAAGGTGGTTACTTGCTTTTCTAGTTTCATTAGATCTTGATATTCGAAGGCAGCCTCTCTCAATGCATCGGCTTTTCCTTCAGGCCAGTCAAAGTGCTTGAGGACAGCTCGTTCATCAACCTTGAAAAGATCAATGAGATAAACTGTTAATGAATGCTGCAGGTATATAATGCAGAAAGTGCATGGTCCTCGTCGCTTGGGAGAGATTAATTAACCAACTATTTTCATATCCACtgtataaaaatatgattaataagGGAAACTGACATGATATAACAACTTAAGCCCACTAATTACCTGTTTTagcaatatttttaaattattacagAAAATAGCtagattcttttatttttatagcagATTTTTACTACATCCCTCAGGCTAGTGTATGTATGACTGTATGTTTGTATGATCGTCAGTGTATATATGATACATTTTGATAGAAaactttttttatgttttgaaaactcaataaatatcgCCATACTTTTTTATTAGGGGCACAAATACTGCTATTtatgaaaagtgatgttcatgtCCCCTATTTAAGGAATAGGGAATTTGAAGGTATAATGTCAAGGAAATACCAAGAAGGAGAGTTCTTCATCTAGCCAGTTCACGAATGCCACTAGATCCTCGATATTAGTAAATGAAGCAGCACGAACTTCAGTTGCCAATGACTCGACAAATTCACCTTGACTTTCCACATCAGCTTTCACCTGGTTTTGCACAATTCTCCTTTGAGTTAGAATAGGGTAATAGGCACATGCATTATTCAAAGGAGTAAAAGAGAAGTTCTACATACAGCTAACAGGAATGTTGATCTGTTTTCTATCTCCCCAATCATGTTGCTTCTTGCATCTGATGTGTTTGAATTAGCGGTTATCAAAGCTGATGGTGTGTCCTTCTTTGACTCGCGTTTCATCAATGTTTGGTAGAATTCAACTAATTCAGGAGCACGATGGACCTTATCACCTCCAGCTCCTCCTTTCATTAGAGATCCAGGAGGAGGTGGTGGTCTAGGAGGTCCTCCACCAGGTGGCGGAGGCGGTGGTGGAGCACCAGGcggaggtgggggtgggggtggaccTCCAGGTGCTCCACCTGTAACATTAGCTGGAGCTGGACCACCTCCTGATCGTTTAGGAGGTGGACGAGGAGTCCTAGTAGGTCTTTTCTCAATATTAACAAGTTTCATTTTGCTTACTGCTTGAGAGTCGGTTTTGCTATCACCAGACTGCTCTGCTGAGTCACCAGAGGCAGAGACCACCGGCAAAACTGGTACTGACCCTGGCAGTGGTACCGACTTCTCTTTCAGTTGAGCAAGTTTTGGAGGCAAGGACCTCTCAAACCTTGCTGCTCTTGCTTGCTCGGCTTTTACCTTAATTTGCTTCTCTCGTTCTACTGCCAGCTTATGCCTATCTTTGAATGCCGGATACTTCTCATCTAGAACCCCTTCCACTGATTTCGACATCAGAGAGAATGATGATGCAACTGAATTCAGTGCCTCAGCAGAAGATTCTCGTGTCCTAATAGATGGAAGCTTTGGTGTTTCCGGGGAATCATATTCCTCAGCTGTTCCAAAAGTAGTGATGGCTACACCGTCACCCGCATTCCTAAGCATTAGCGATTCAAGTGGACCCCTTGGTCTAACGCTCATACTCATCCTACCCGGAGATGCTCCCCCAAGAGATCTTGCTGGTGAAGACATAACACTAGAATCGTCTTTACCACCTCTGCTGCCCCATTTCTTCAACTTCTGGATTAAGTTGGGCTTTTTACTGAAACTACTAAATCTGCTAGTGGAACTGTCGATAGAAGCATTATCAAAGTCTTCACTACCGGGAGAAGATGGCTGAGAAAAATTGCTTTCAAGATCTGTATCTCCTTGCCCACGTTCTGATCCTGCGTATTCTAACATCAACTGTTTGGCCTTCTGCTGAGATCTTGGGCTCAGACTTTTACTGAGGTCACGAGCCGATACTTTTCCTTGAGGTGTTTGGTAGTTCCGAAGTTCAAATCTTAAGCATGCATTGACCCAACGAAGATACACTAGCTCTTCAACTTCACTGAATCTGTTCATTTGAAGTCCTTCTACTTGTTTTAGAAGATCTTCATTTGTATGCTTCAAATTAGTTACTTCTTCCCTCACCTGAGCAACCAGTTCATTCTGCAGCAGCATGCCAAAAAAAGGTCAGGAATTTACATACCATCAGTTCACACACTAACCAAAAACATCACACAATCATTCTCATTAGAAGCTGAGAATCTCCAATTATTCAGTGGTGCGAGCAAAAAACAACTATCAAAATTTGGGATGGAGCTATAAGCCTGTCTATAGGCTCGGCAAGAACCTAATAGCTTTGGTCCAAACATTGCatttgtttttcaaaatttacTTAATATGTATAAATACTTTATCCAGAACCCAGTAAACTATCTTTTCTAGATTTCGAACCCATAAATTCAATATCTTAGCTCCGCCATTGGTCAAACTAGAAGGAATTAAAGAGCATGAGAAACAGCAAAAGCATATCTACCATCACAATTATGATAATAACAAGATATCAGAATATGGCTATTGTCCTAAACTTGATCAGTTTACATGAAAATAGTGGTATCAAGAGTTATAATTTACCTCTGTCATATTAGAAAGCTTTGCTATTTTAGATTCAGCAGCATCCAATTTAATAACCAACTCTCTCTTTTCATGCTGAAGTTCTTTGTTCTTCCTCTTAAGCTCCATAACCTCCACTTCCAACTCCTTCACAAGTTTAAGTTTCTTGTCAACCTCGGAATCTCTCTTGAAAGCTTCCTCTTCCTTTTCTTGAAGTCCAGTAACATGTTGTTTTAGCAACAACAGCTGAGCTTTCGTTTGGTTAGCTTCGAGTTGCATCTGCCTTTGCAGCTCCTTAATCTTGCTTCTAGCAGCTTCTAGATCTTTCCTAGCAGTAGCTCCATGAAAAAGCTCCTCTTGAAGCTTTTGTTTCTCGGCCTGTAACGTGTTTATCGTGATGTTGAGCATGTCAATCTCAACAGTCTTAATTTTGAGCTGCTTTTGTAACTCGAGAATATCTGATTCTTGTTCCTTCAAACCATAATACTCAAGCAACTCCCCTTCAAGCTTCACCTCCCTTTCCTCGAGTTCCTTAACAAGGTTTCGCAATCTTTCAAGTTCATTAGCGTTGTTGGCCATCTCAGTTTGGTAAaccttctctctctcttctcttcctGTATCATACTTGTCACTTGGTAACGGAAATTCAATCTCCCCGGATAAAAGATCTTCGAATTCAGGGAAAAGATCATCATCAAGATCAAGCTGGTTACCCTGTGCTGGATTTATAATTCCATTGATTAATTTaacttcttctttctcttcttcctcatCCTACAAGTCACCAAACgaaacaaaatccaaaaacaGTCAGACCTTTCTATAACAACATTTCACCATATCAGTCATACTTTCTGCGGAACCAATCTTTcatgttatgttatattatattctCTCTAACACCATTTCACTATAACAtccaaaaaatattgaaacaaacaCTATAACTCAGTATCAAATTGTTGCTAAAGGAGATATCAACACTATTAACCAAACAAAGAGTACACAAATTTCTCTATACTTACAACCACTTCTTTGAGGCCATCCGTCGAATACACGAGCTGTTCCTTCTCATCACCTCCATAGCCTCGTTGTTCAGGCAATTCTTCACCATTTCCTAATAACCAAATAcataagaaaacataaaaatcaattaGGCACAAAAGAACAATCTCTGATCACTCATTTGGATGAATTATTCCgttaaaaattgaatctttacaCTGTATCAATATCGAAAACCAATCATACATTGCAAattcaatatacaacaacaacaacaacataaaaggGCATCTTGGTGTACTAAATCTCCCACTATGTGCGCATCCGGGGAAGGGCCGAACCACAAAGGTTTATTATACGCAGCCTTAACTTACATTTATGCGAGAGGCTGATTCCTCAACTTGAAATCATGACCTCCTAGTTATATGACAACTTTAACAGTTAATACAAGACTCCccttcaataacaacaacaacaatacccaATGTCCCACAGGTGGGGTCAGGTCTGGGAAGGGCAgtgtgtatgcagaccttacccctacacctaccttgggaggtagagagattgtttccgatagaccctcgactcaagaaaTCCAATATACAactacaagaacaacaagaacatatccagtgtaatcccataaatGGGGTCCGGAAAGGCAGTATGTATGTAGACCTTACTCCTACCTTGTCAGGTAGAAAGACTGTTTTCAATAGCCCtcaactcaagaaattcaatacacaacaacaacaacaacaacatataatcCCACAAATGAGGTCTGGAAACGATAGTGTCTACGCAGACCTTAACCCTACCAACGAGGTAGAAAGACTATatccgatagaccctcgactcaagaaaCTCAAACACACAACTGACCAAGAAAATTACCTGATTTCTTGGATGATGACTTTGGAGGTTTTACATTAATCTGCTTAACTGCATAAGCAGCTATAGAAGCAGCAACCACTAAACCTACCCTAACAATCATGTAGGTATCTTTTCAATGTCAAAAATTTCAAACTTCAGCCCAtttaacaacacaaaataatCCCAACCCATTTTTTATAAAACCCCATAGCTCAAAAATCACTCCATAACCTCATCAAAAATGGGAAAAAACAAGAACACCCCACAACTCAAAATAGTCTAAAAATCACTTTTTGAAGCAAAAATAGTGCAATTCTTGAAGGGCAAGTATTATTATCTTATCAAGAATGGGAAAAAGTTtgtttttttaatacaaaaactGTCAAAAACATACACATAGGAACCACTAGTTTGTTGAGTGGACAGTTTTTGGCCAAAGAAGATTGACATTTTTTGGATTTATGGGGTGGGACTAGAAGt of the Capsicum annuum cultivar UCD-10X-F1 chromosome 11, UCD10Xv1.1, whole genome shotgun sequence genome contains:
- the LOC107847460 gene encoding uncharacterized protein At1g26090, chloroplastic isoform X1 → MSSSTVQMLTTSSLFSTQNYPYSDIFNQPIKKIKCVAKTRRRKSRMEILAMASDNSVKNEKSTKLITFLGKGGSGKTTSAIFAAQHYAMSGLKTCLVIHSQDPTAEYLLNCKIGTSPITCNDNLSAVRLETTKMLLEPLNKLKQADARLNMTQGVLEGVVGEELGVLPGMDSIFSSLALEQLVGFFENVVRQNSKKEKFDIIIYDGMSTEETIRMIGATSKARLYLKYLRNLAEKTDLGRLASPSLLRLAEEALTLSGSNLNLNGKMSSEIWDLLEQVLGRGSKIFAEPKRFGCYIVVDRNSPVSMASALRYWGCIIQAGAQVSGAFALASPNSSGESGATIEIFSPLPSAFVPHISVGAHLDWNKIMQDSHSESARNLLTVTAHKASIPPVTFDPTNKIVTLLMPGFDKSEIKLYQFRGGSELLVEAGDQRRVIRLPSQLQGKVGGAKFTDRSLVITMR
- the LOC107847460 gene encoding uncharacterized protein At1g26090, chloroplastic isoform X2 gives rise to the protein MSSSTVQMLTTSSLFSTQNYPYSDIFNQPIKKIKCVAKTRRRKSRMEILAMASDNSVKNEKSTKLITFLGKGGSGKTTSAIFAAQHYAMSGLKTCLVIHSQDPTAEYLLNCKIGTSPITCNDNLSAVRLETTKMLLEPLNKLKQADARLNMTQGVLEGVVGEELGVLPETIRMIGATSKARLYLKYLRNLAEKTDLGRLASPSLLRLAEEALTLSGSNLNLNGKMSSEIWDLLEQVLGRGSKIFAEPKRFGCYIVVDRNSPVSMASALRYWGCIIQAGAQVSGAFALASPNSSGESGATIEIFSPLPSAFVPHISVGAHLDWNKIMQDSHSESARNLLTVTAHKASIPPVTFDPTNKIVTLLMPGFDKSEIKLYQFRGGSELLVEAGDQRRVIRLPSQLQGKVGGAKFTDRSLVITMR
- the LOC107847460 gene encoding uncharacterized protein At1g26090, chloroplastic isoform X3, translated to MSTMSLRFNSQQRQILGVFLVDGVTWDLLLVGRGRYPVDLVEHYAMSGLKTCLVIHSQDPTAEYLLNCKIGTSPITCNDNLSAVRLETTKMLLEPLNKLKQADARLNMTQGVLEGVVGEELGVLPGMDSIFSSLALEQLVGFFENVVRQNSKKEKFDIIIYDGMSTEETIRMIGATSKARLYLKYLRNLAEKTDLGRLASPSLLRLAEEALTLSGSNLNLNGKMSSEIWDLLEQVLGRGSKIFAEPKRFGCYIVVDRNSPVSMASALRYWGCIIQAGAQVSGAFALASPNSSGESGATIEIFSPLPSAFVPHISVGAHLDWNKIMQDSHSESARNLLTVTAHKASIPPVTFDPTNKIVTLLMPGFDKSEIKLYQFRGGSELLVEAGDQRRVIRLPSQLQGKVGGAKFTDRSLVITMR
- the LOC107847459 gene encoding protein CHUP1, chloroplastic, which gives rise to MIVRVGLVVAASIAAYAVKQINVKPPKSSSKKSGNGEELPEQRGYGGDEKEQLVYSTDGLKEVVDEEEEKEEVKLINGIINPAQGNQLDLDDDLFPEFEDLLSGEIEFPLPSDKYDTGREEREKVYQTEMANNANELERLRNLVKELEEREVKLEGELLEYYGLKEQESDILELQKQLKIKTVEIDMLNITINTLQAEKQKLQEELFHGATARKDLEAARSKIKELQRQMQLEANQTKAQLLLLKQHVTGLQEKEEEAFKRDSEVDKKLKLVKELEVEVMELKRKNKELQHEKRELVIKLDAAESKIAKLSNMTENELVAQVREEVTNLKHTNEDLLKQVEGLQMNRFSEVEELVYLRWVNACLRFELRNYQTPQGKVSARDLSKSLSPRSQQKAKQLMLEYAGSERGQGDTDLESNFSQPSSPGSEDFDNASIDSSTSRFSSFSKKPNLIQKLKKWGSRGGKDDSSVMSSPARSLGGASPGRMSMSVRPRGPLESLMLRNAGDGVAITTFGTAEEYDSPETPKLPSIRTRESSAEALNSVASSFSLMSKSVEGVLDEKYPAFKDRHKLAVEREKQIKVKAEQARAARFERSLPPKLAQLKEKSVPLPGSVPVLPVVSASGDSAEQSGDSKTDSQAVSKMKLVNIEKRPTRTPRPPPKRSGGGPAPANVTGGAPGGPPPPPPPPGAPPPPPPPGGGPPRPPPPPGSLMKGGAGGDKVHRAPELVEFYQTLMKRESKKDTPSALITANSNTSDARSNMIGEIENRSTFLLAVKADVESQGEFVESLATEVRAASFTNIEDLVAFVNWLDEELSFLVDERAVLKHFDWPEGKADALREAAFEYQDLMKLEKQVTTFVDDPNLQCDAALKKMYRLLEKVEQSVYALLRTRDMAASRYREFGIPTDWLQDSGVVGKIKLSSVQLARKYMKRVASELDALDGPEKEPNREFLILQGVRFAFRVHQFAGGFDAESMKAFEELRSRVRSQIGGESTQEP